The genome window AATTGCGATGGTCTGATTCGCAGTCAAGATCGGATCACAACCATCAAGGAACGTATTATTGCTGGTTCGCAACAAGTGGTTCGCGTTGATACCGAAACGGATAAATACATCACCGCCGATGAGCGGACGCAATTAGTAGCCAAGGCCAAAGAACTGATTCCAACGTGTCATGTCGTCATTTTCGAGGATTACGACAAAGGTGTATTAAGTAAAGAAGCCATCGCGGAAATTACCGACTTCGCCAACGAGCAGGGTATTCCAACGGTCGTTGATCCGAAGAAACGGAACTTCCTGTCGTATCAGAACACGACGCTGTTCAAGCCGAACCTGAAAGAACTTCGGGAAGGGCTAAAACTTGAATTTGATGTCGATAATGCTACTGAATTCCGGGCAGCTGTCGATGAACTGATCACCCGGCTTAACATAAAAGGGGCACTGATCACCCTTTCTGAACGGGGGGTCTACATTGATTTCAACGACGAGAAGCGGAAATTGCCGGCCCACGTTCGTCAGATCGCCGACGTGTCGGGTGCGGGTGATACCGTGATCAGCATTGCGGCCTGTTGTGTCGCGTTGAAGCAGTCGCCCAGTATCATTGCGGGCTTATCGAACCTCGGTGGCGGACTCGTTTGCGAATCGGTTGGTGTTGTGCCAATCGACAAAGCCCAGTTGAAAGAAGAAGCCAAAGAAAATTTGTAACGCGGACATCCTGTCCGCTGGGCATAGGATAACAATTGATTGACAACTCAGCCTATGCTCAGCGGACAGGATGTCCGCGTTACAGTTGTGACATTTCTTTTACCGCATCGACAAAGCACCGTGCTTTATCGGGGTCCGTATCGGGATAAATGCCGTGGCCGAGATTGGCGATGTAATGCTGATGACCAAAAGAGTCGAACATTTGTTTGACTTCGGCCCGGATCTGAGCAAAATCGGCGTAAAGAACACAGGGATCAAGATTGCCTTGCAAAACCCGGTTCGGGATCAACTCCCGCGACTCAGCTGGGTTCATGTTCCAGTCCAGTCCCACTACATCGCAGCTCAGTTGACCGATTTCGTGCCGCGCGAAAAAAGCGCCTTTGGCAAAAACCGTGACGGGTACATCGGTGATTAGATCACAAATTTGTTTGATGTACGGTAGCGAGAACGTGCGGTATTGTTCCGGCGAAAGAATGCCCGCCCATGAATCGAAGATCTGGACCAAATCAGCTCCGGCCCGGATCTGTGCCTGCAAATAGCTGATCGTGCTGTCGGTAATCTGCTGAAGCAGCGCATGAGCAAAATCGGGGTCGGTATAAAGCAGTTTTTTGGCTACCGAAAATGTTTTCGACCCCTTTCCTTCGGTCATGTAGCAAAAAATGGTGAAGGGTGCCCCGGCAAAGCCAATCAGCGGTACACGTCCGTTCAGTTCTTTTTTTGTCAGTTTGATCGCATCCAGTACGTAGCCAAGATCACTTTCGGCATCGGCTACGCGCAATCGGCTCAGATCGGCCAGCGTGCGAACCGTGTCCGGGAAGACCGGGCCCCGACTTTCGATCATCTCGTACGGGAGGCCCATCGCTTCGGGCACAACCAGAATATCGGAGAAGATGATGGCTGCATCGACATCGAACGCATCGACCGGCTGAATCGTTACCTCAGCGGCTAGTTCGGGCGTTTTCGCCAGCGTAATGAAACTCCCGGCCTTTTCCCGAACGACACGGTACTGCGGCAATACGCGACCTGCCTGTCGCATCATCCAAACGGGAACCCGTTCCGTCAATTCACCCCGGGCAGTGCGGAGTAATAAGTCATTCTGTAAAGTCATGGTGCAAAGATAGTCCTCAACCGCGATTCGTCTGATTATCCTGATTTGTCTGATTACTTTTGATCGTTCTTAGTTGTTTTATTTTTACCGGAAACGGAAAAGCCAATGCCTTCACTCTTCATCGACGCCGAACGGTTGCGTGATCTCAACAGCGGTCTTGGACAGGTATGTCTGCACCTCGGCCATGAACTTGTGCGTCAGCGACCCGACGCATGGGATGTAACGTTTCTGGTGCCAAGAGGTCAAACGGGTATTTTTGGTAATTCGGTCAACTACTTCGAAGCGTCGTGGCAACGCAAACTCTGGATTCCAGGACCTTCCGGATCGGGCAAGTATGACGTCTGGCATTGCCTGCATCAGGATTCGGCGTATTTGCCCCGGCAGTCGCCGACGAAACTAGTGTTGACAATCCATGATCTGAATTTTCTGGAACGACCCGACTATTCATCCGAAAAAAAAGCGGGTAAACTGGCGGAATTACAACGTAAGGTCGACCGGGCTACCGCCTTAACGACTATTTCGAACTATACGGCTGGTGTGGTGCGGGAGCACTTACGCATTCCGGTGTCGAAACCAGTACAGGTTATTCCAAATGGTGTAGCCGTCGATCCTGCCGGTGCACCAACTGTAGTGCCCGACGCATTAAGCTCACTTGCCGAATCGCCTTTTCTGCTCTTTCTGGGCGTCATTCACCCCAAGAAAAATGTTCATACACTGTTGCCGCTGCTGGAAGCGTTCCCGGATTATCGACTGGTGCTGGCTGGTCCGGACGGTCATCCGTATGCACAGCATCTTCGCGAACAGGCGCAGAAACTTGGTGTAGCTGACCGATTTCTGATGCTCGGCGCGGTCGATGAGGCTGCCAAGTTGTGGCTTTATGCTCATTGCGAAGCATTTTTATTCCCATCCCTGTCAGAAGGATTTGGGTTGCCCGTTGCCGAAGCCATGACATTCGGTAAACCTGTTTTCAGTTCCAACCTCACGAGTCTGCCCGAAGTAGGGGGGAAGGAAGCCTATTATTTTGACGACTTCGAGCCGGAGAATATGGCAAAAGTTCTCCACGATGGGTTGCACGATTTTGGTCAGAACGCACTTCGCCAGGAACGGTTACGCAAACGGGCGGCTGGCTTTAGCTGGCCAAACGTAGCCCGCGACTACTGGGCGTTGTACAAAGGGCTGATGAATCCAAAATCCTGAGCTAAGCAATCGTTTGAAACGCGGTTTTGCCCGAGTGAGGCCAGAAGGTTAGCGTTAAGCGGCTTTTCTAAGACGATGGCTACGGTTCTTTCCAAACACATTTTTGATTGTCAGTACAATCGCTACGTAATAAAGAAGGCACAATGTTTCCAGGATGCTTTCCAGGAGGGTAACCATCTGACCCGAAAGCATGGTGTCATAGTTAAGAAACAGGTATTTATTCAGCAACAGTAGTGCCATGCTCAGGCCGTAAGCGATGATGTATACCGGTGAGCCGGGAAGCATAACAGCATGACTCACTTCGCGACGATTCTGGTAGAAAAATACAACACCTCTAATCAACGCAAAAAGGACCGAGAAGGAGGCATACAGCAATCCGATGCCCAATCCTGATTTAATAGTTTCTTCCAGGCCCATAAATGTGTTCAGCATA of Spirosoma agri contains these proteins:
- a CDS encoding bifunctional heptose 7-phosphate kinase/heptose 1-phosphate adenyltransferase; the encoded protein is MSPVLDMTIDELFDQFDKLRVLIIGDVMLDSYVWGRVERISPEAPVPIVAVNRRELRLGGAGNVLLNVQALGAEAIICSVIGTDEPGDRLIGQLTERALNCDGLIRSQDRITTIKERIIAGSQQVVRVDTETDKYITADERTQLVAKAKELIPTCHVVIFEDYDKGVLSKEAIAEITDFANEQGIPTVVDPKKRNFLSYQNTTLFKPNLKELREGLKLEFDVDNATEFRAAVDELITRLNIKGALITLSERGVYIDFNDEKRKLPAHVRQIADVSGAGDTVISIAACCVALKQSPSIIAGLSNLGGGLVCESVGVVPIDKAQLKEEAKENL
- the hemE gene encoding uroporphyrinogen decarboxylase; amino-acid sequence: MTLQNDLLLRTARGELTERVPVWMMRQAGRVLPQYRVVREKAGSFITLAKTPELAAEVTIQPVDAFDVDAAIIFSDILVVPEAMGLPYEMIESRGPVFPDTVRTLADLSRLRVADAESDLGYVLDAIKLTKKELNGRVPLIGFAGAPFTIFCYMTEGKGSKTFSVAKKLLYTDPDFAHALLQQITDSTISYLQAQIRAGADLVQIFDSWAGILSPEQYRTFSLPYIKQICDLITDVPVTVFAKGAFFARHEIGQLSCDVVGLDWNMNPAESRELIPNRVLQGNLDPCVLYADFAQIRAEVKQMFDSFGHQHYIANLGHGIYPDTDPDKARCFVDAVKEMSQL
- a CDS encoding glycosyltransferase family 4 protein, coding for MPSLFIDAERLRDLNSGLGQVCLHLGHELVRQRPDAWDVTFLVPRGQTGIFGNSVNYFEASWQRKLWIPGPSGSGKYDVWHCLHQDSAYLPRQSPTKLVLTIHDLNFLERPDYSSEKKAGKLAELQRKVDRATALTTISNYTAGVVREHLRIPVSKPVQVIPNGVAVDPAGAPTVVPDALSSLAESPFLLFLGVIHPKKNVHTLLPLLEAFPDYRLVLAGPDGHPYAQHLREQAQKLGVADRFLMLGAVDEAAKLWLYAHCEAFLFPSLSEGFGLPVAEAMTFGKPVFSSNLTSLPEVGGKEAYYFDDFEPENMAKVLHDGLHDFGQNALRQERLRKRAAGFSWPNVARDYWALYKGLMNPKS